GGAAAAACGCTGAACCACCGATTTCAGCGGCAGGGCCAATAATAGGGCGCGTCCGCGGTAGGCCCGCACTTAGTTCCTCCAACGACTCTGCGCCAAATGTCGGCGCCGAAGTTCCAACTCGATCTTTAGTAAGCCTCATGCAAGACGTGCTTGAGCGTTTTCATTTCTTCCAGGCATCGCCCAGTCCCCATGGCAACGCAGGAAAGTGGCTCATCTGCGATGGATACTGGCAGTCCCGTGGCGTGGCGCAGAACATAATCGAGATTTCCCAGTAACGCGCCACCACCTGTTAGTACGATACCCTTGTCGACGATATCGGCCGCCAATTCAGGCGCCGTATTCTCGAGCGCCACCTTGACCGCGTCGATAATCGCGCCCACCGGTTCGGCCAGGCTCTCAGCGATTTGCCGCTGTGTAACGACGATTTCCTTGGGTACCCCGTTCATCAGATCACGGCCTCTGATGTCCAGTGATTGGCCGTTGCCGTCGTCGGGCGGACAGGCGGTACCTATTTTCTGTTTTATGCGCTCGGCGCTCGATTCGCCGAGCAGCAGATTATGATTGCGCCGCACATAGGCAATAATGCTTTCGTCCATCTTGTCGCCGCCCACCCGCACCGAGCGCGAATAAACGATGCCGCCAAGGGATAGCACGGCCACTTCTGTGGTTCCGCCACCGATATCGACAACCATCGAACCTGTGGGCTCTGTCACTGGCAACCCCGCGCCGATTGCTGCTGCCATCGGTTCTTCGATGAGGAACACGCGGCGCGCGCCTGCGCTCTCGGCTGATTCCTGAATGGCGCGGCGCTCCACCGCCGTTGAGCCTGAGGGCACGCAGACGATGACTTGTGGGCTGGCGAAGCTGCGCCGATTGTGCACTTTGCGAATGAAATGTTTGATCATTTCCTCGGCAATTTCAAAATCTGCGATCACGCCGTCGCGGAGCGGGCGGATGGCTTCGATGTTTCCGGGTGTGCGGCCAAGCATCAGCTTGGCCTCTTCGCCGACCGCCAGAACTTGCTTTTTGCCCTTCCAACTAGCGATCGCGACCACGGAGGGTTCGTTCAAGACGATTCCCTGTCCTTTCACATAGACAAGCGTATTCGCGGTGCCAAGGTCGATTGCCATATCGGCAGAAAGAAAACCTGTAAGTTTCGAAAACATCAGCGCTTCCCGCCAGTTGTTTGAGACATGATATTCCCACCGCGCCTGTGAAAAAGCGCGGTGTGAGGTTGCGATGCCAATCCGCTATTGCGCACGATCAGGCCGTGAGCGCGGCCGGCGCAGTTTTTTGCCGCTTGACCAAGAGCTTGTTCAAGGCGTGCACATAGGCGCGGGCCGACGCCACGAGAGTGTCGATATGTGCGCCTTGGCCGTTGACCATCCGTCCATTCTCTTTCAAGCGTACGGTCACATCGGCTTGTGCGTCGGTGCCTTCGGTCACCGCGTGGACCTGATAGAGCTGCAACTCCGCTTCATGCGGAAAGATGTCCTTGATCGCATTGAACGTGGCGTCTACCGGACCGGTCCCGTGCGCAGTGGAAATTTTTTCTACGCCATCGACCGACAATTTGAGCGTTGCCTGCTGCGGCCCATCCGAGCCGCAATTGATCGCCAGTGAAACAAAGCCGATCCGTTCGCTCCCACGGCCGATTTCATCATCGACCAGGGCAAGAATGTCCTCGTCAAAAATTTCCTTTTTTTGATCGGCGAGATCCTTGAATCGCGTAAACGCCTCTTGGAGGGCGTTGTCACCGAATTCGTCGTATCCCAATTCGCGTAGTTTTTCACGGAAGGCGTGGCGCCCCGAATGTTTGCCCATCACCAGTGTTGATTTCTTCAGCCCCACCGACCCCGGAGTCATGATCTCGTAGGTTTGAGCGTCTTTGAGCACGCCGTCCTGGTGAATACCCGCTTCATGGGCGAAAGCATTGGCGCCGACGATAGCTTTGTTGGGTTGCACCACGAAGCCGGTGATCTGTGATACCAGACGCGACGCGCGCATAATTTTTTCAGTGCGGATGCCGCAGTCTAACTTGAGCAAATCGTGGCGCGTGCGCATGGCCATGACGATTTCTTCCATCGCCGCATTGCCGGCACGCTCGCCTAAGCCGTTGATGGTGCACTCTACCTGCCGCGCACCAGCCCGTAAGGCGGCCAGCGAATTGGCCACCGCCAAACCGAGATCATTGTGGCAATGCACCGAAACTACGGCCTTGTCGATGTTGGGCACGCGGTCCATCAGCATGCGGATGAGCGCGGCATATTCGTCGGGGACCGCATAACCGACGGTATCAGGGATATTGACGGTGGTGGCGCCGGCTTTGATGGCGGATTCGACGCAGCGGCAGAGGAAATCATGATCGCTACGGGTGCCGTCTTCGCACGACCATTCCACATCGTCGGTATAGTTCCGCGCTAGGCTTACGCTGTCGACAACCGCGCGGTGCACATCGTCCGGCTCCATCTGCAATTTTACCCGCATATGCAGCGGGCTGGTGGCGATGAAGGTATGGATACGCTTTTGTTTTGCAGGTTCTAGTGCCGCCGCAGCGCGCTCGACATCCTTGCGTCCGGCACGCGCTAAACCACAAACAATGCTTTCGGTGACAATCTTCGCCACTTCGTTGACCGCCTCGAAATCGCCATTGGAGGCGATGGGAAAACCCGCCTCGATGATATGGACGCCCATATCTTCAAGCACTTCGGCAATACGTAATTTTTCTTCGAGATTCATGGATGCGCCAGGCGATTGTTCGCCGTCGCGCATAGTTGTATCGAATATTCGGACCAGATTCCTATTCTCGGTCATGACCTTGACCCCTATTTTTGGTTTGCGACAGGTTAAAACAAACGCTCCCCAAACGGCTGCTGATCTCTCAGCGTCACCGCCTGGGGAAAGTAAGTCGCAGACCAATCGAGCCGCCGGCGCCAAGATTCACGCGCAATCGCACGCCACCAGTGTCGCTCGGCGGAAAACCGGACTTTATCGCTTGATTGCGGGCGTATTTCTTCATCGTCAGGGTCGCTTTGACTACTCCATGCGGCTTTCGCCGCCAAGCGAACAAATCAAAAACAGGTGAGAAATTTGCGCGCAGAATCCACGCATAAATACTCTACACCATGTTCAATCAGCCGAATTTTCAAAAATTACGCCTTTTAGGTGGTCAGAAGCAATGATTTTCTAACCGCCACAAGCGCTTATTTGGGCCAATCAATCTATCGCGGCATCAATTTTTAGACTTATCCACAAGCCGCGCTTCGCCTATCCAAGGCATCATTTCGCGCAATTTTTCACCGATTTCCTCAATTGGGTGCTCGGCTTCGCGCCGCCGCATTGCTTTGAAGCTCGGTTGACCGGCGTTATTTTCTTGCATCCATTCGGTGGCGAAGCGGCCCGACTGGATATCGTCCAAAATAGTTTTCATGCGCGCCCGCGTCGATGCATCGATCACCTTGGGACCACGAGAGTAATCGCCATATTCGGCCGTATTGGAAATCGAATAGCGCATGTTGGCGATGCCGCCTTCATAAATCAGGTCGACGATCAACTTCACTTCGTGCACGCATTCGAAATAGGCCATTTCGGGTGCATAGCCGGCCTCCACGAGAGTCTCGAAAGCATTCTTGATCAGCGAAGTTAGGCCACCGCATAGCACGACCTGTTCGCCAAACAGATCAGTTTCCGTTTCTTCACGGAATGTCGTTTCGATCACTCCAGAACGTCCTCCGCCGATCGCTGCAGCGTAGGAGAGACCTATTTCCGTCGCATTCCCGGAGGGATTTTGGGCGACCGCCAACAAGCATGGGACGCCGCGCCCAAGTTCGTATTCGGAGCGCACCGTGTGCCCCGGCCCCTTCGGGGCGACCATAAATACATCCAGATCTGGCCGGGGTTCGATCAGGCGATAATGAATATTAAGGCCATGCGCAAACGCCAGAGCCACGCCCTCGCGCAAATTATCCCGCAAGGTATCTCGCCACATCTCGCCCTGTAATTCGTCCGGCGTCAGCATCATGACTACGTCGCCCCATCTTGCCGCCTCGTCGAGCGGCATGACTCGAAGACCGGCTGATTCCGCCTTGCCGATACTGGAAGAATCGGGCCGGAGCGCTACAGCTACCTCTTTGGTGCCGCTGTCCTTGAGATTGTTGGCATGGGCAAAACCCTGGCTGCCATAGCCGACGATGACGACTTTTTTGCCTTTGATGAGGTTCACATCGGCATCACGATCGTAATAAACACGCATTTTTTCAGTCCTTCTGATGAGTAAGATGGCCGCTGGATCAGATCGAGTTTTTTCCGCGCAACAAGGCGACGACGCCGGTGCGCGAAACTTCGGTCAGTCCCAACGATTCCATGAGTCGGATAAAGGCATTAACCTTCGCCGGTTTGCCGGTCATCTCGAAAACGAATGAATCGTTCTCGCTGTCCACCACATGCGCGCGGAATATATCCGCAATGCGCAGCGATTCCACGCGCGCCTCGCCCGTAGACACCACCTTGATCAACGCGAGTTCGCGCTCGACATGAGGGCCCTCCTCGGTGAGGTCACTGACTCTATGCACTGGTACGAGGCGATCCAGCTGCGCTTTAATCTGCTCTATGATCATGGGCGGACCCGAAGTGACCAGGTTTATGCGCGACAGCCCGGCGGCTGATTCCACTTCGGCGACGGTCAAGCTCTCGATATTGTAGCCGCGTCCGGAAAACAGGCCGATGACACGCGCCAGCACGCCCGGCTCGTTGTCGACCAGCACTGAGATCGTGTGCGTTTCTATCGGCTCAGCCAAGGCACATTCCATTTATCAAGCGACGCCATTCGGGCAAATGCCGCAGGCGCAAATTTGATCACACCAGCACCATGCCGTCTTCGGCATTTTCTTCAAGTTCGCCGTGATCCGGGCCAAGCTTCATTTCGTAATGCGCCGCGCCGCCCGGAATCATTGGATAAACATTTTCAGTCTTTTCGACCTGAATATCAGCGATGAACGGGCCCGGCGTCTCGATCATGGTGCGGATCGCGTCGTCCACTTCTTCAGGTTTGCTGATCTGGAGGCCGTTGGCACCGAAGGATTCGGCCAATTTTACAAAATCGGGCAAGGATTCCATGTAGCTTTCGGCGTAGCGACCGCCATGGAACAACTCCTGCCACTGGCGCACCATACCCATATAATGGTTGTTCAAGATGAATGTCTTCACCGGCAGGCGGTGTTGCATCATGGTCGACAATTCTTGAATGTTCATCATCAAGGAAGCTTCGCCCGCAACGTCGATCACCAGCGCATCCGGATGGGCCACTTGCACGCCGATTGCGGCGGGAAAGCCATAGCCCATCGTGCCGAGACCGCCTGACGTCATCCAGCGATTGGGCTCCTCGAATTTGAGGTATTGCGCTGCCCACATCTGATGTTGTCCAACTTCCGTCGTGAAATAGACATCATGATCTTTGGTCAGTTCATAGAGCCGCTGCAAGGCGTATTGCGGTTTGATGATGTCGCCCTTCTGGCTGAAGCGCAGGCAATCGCGGGCACGCCATTCCTCGATTTGGCGCCACCAAGGCGCGAGCGCGTCCGATTTGCCGCCGCTTGGCTTTTTCCATTTCGCGACCATCGCAGCCAGCACCTTGCCGACATCACCAACAATGCTGATGTCCACCGGAACATTCTTGTTGATCGAAGATGGGTCGATATCGACTTGAATTTTTTTCGAGCCTTTGGAAAAGTCGCTGAGGCGTCCGGTAACCCGATCGTCGAAGCGCGCGCCAAGCGCAATCATGACGTCGCATTCCGCCATCGCCATATTGGCTTCATATGTTCCATGCATGCCGAGCATACCGAGAAATTGCGGGTCGGACGCCGGGTAGGCGCCCAGTCCCATGAGCGTGCTGGTGATCGGATAGCCAGTCTCGCGCACGAGGCGGGTCAGCGCTTTGGAAGCAGACGGCCCCGAATTAATGATACCGCCGCCAGTATAAAATATCGGCCGCTCGGCCTTGGCGATGAGATCAATTGCGGCTTCCACGGCCGCATCGTCAGGCTCCGTCCGGGGGCGATAGGAGCGGTGCGCTGTCATGTTCGAATGCGCCCCTTCACAATATTCTCCGTCCGCCATGACCACGTCCTTGGGCAGGTCAATTACCACTGGGCCGGGCCGCCCGGCGCTAGCGACATAAAACGCCTCGTGAATGAGGCGCGGTAAGTCCGCCACCGATTTCACCAGGTAATTATGCTTGGTGCAGGGCCGCGTGATGCCCACTGTGTCTGCTTCTTGAAAGGCATCGTTGCCGATCATATGGGTCGGCACCTGCCCGGTCAGGCAGACCAGCGGAATACTATCCATCAGTGCGTCGGCAAGGCCTGTGACGCTGTTCGTGGCGCCCGGCCCAGAAGTGACTAGCGCGACACCGACGCGCCCGGTTGAGCGCGCATAGCCTTCGGCTGCGTGCAGGGCGCCTTGCTCGTGCCGCACCAAAATATGACGAATATTGTTTTGCTTGTACAATGCATCATAGATCGGAAGCACCGCACCGCCCGGATAGCCGAATATCACCTCGACACCCAAT
This window of the Pseudomonadota bacterium genome carries:
- the ilvC gene encoding ketol-acid reductoisomerase, which codes for MRVYYDRDADVNLIKGKKVVIVGYGSQGFAHANNLKDSGTKEVAVALRPDSSSIGKAESAGLRVMPLDEAARWGDVVMMLTPDELQGEMWRDTLRDNLREGVALAFAHGLNIHYRLIEPRPDLDVFMVAPKGPGHTVRSEYELGRGVPCLLAVAQNPSGNATEIGLSYAAAIGGGRSGVIETTFREETETDLFGEQVVLCGGLTSLIKNAFETLVEAGYAPEMAYFECVHEVKLIVDLIYEGGIANMRYSISNTAEYGDYSRGPKVIDASTRARMKTILDDIQSGRFATEWMQENNAGQPSFKAMRRREAEHPIEEIGEKLREMMPWIGEARLVDKSKN
- a CDS encoding 2-isopropylmalate synthase, producing the protein MTENRNLVRIFDTTMRDGEQSPGASMNLEEKLRIAEVLEDMGVHIIEAGFPIASNGDFEAVNEVAKIVTESIVCGLARAGRKDVERAAAALEPAKQKRIHTFIATSPLHMRVKLQMEPDDVHRAVVDSVSLARNYTDDVEWSCEDGTRSDHDFLCRCVESAIKAGATTVNIPDTVGYAVPDEYAALIRMLMDRVPNIDKAVVSVHCHNDLGLAVANSLAALRAGARQVECTINGLGERAGNAAMEEIVMAMRTRHDLLKLDCGIRTEKIMRASRLVSQITGFVVQPNKAIVGANAFAHEAGIHQDGVLKDAQTYEIMTPGSVGLKKSTLVMGKHSGRHAFREKLRELGYDEFGDNALQEAFTRFKDLADQKKEIFDEDILALVDDEIGRGSERIGFVSLAINCGSDGPQQATLKLSVDGVEKISTAHGTGPVDATFNAIKDIFPHEAELQLYQVHAVTEGTDAQADVTVRLKENGRMVNGQGAHIDTLVASARAYVHALNKLLVKRQKTAPAALTA
- a CDS encoding acetolactate synthase 3 large subunit — translated: MDTDKGTNGQRMNGSEMIVRCLTELGVEVIFGYPGGAVLPIYDALYKQNNIRHILVRHEQGALHAAEGYARSTGRVGVALVTSGPGATNSVTGLADALMDSIPLVCLTGQVPTHMIGNDAFQEADTVGITRPCTKHNYLVKSVADLPRLIHEAFYVASAGRPGPVVIDLPKDVVMADGEYCEGAHSNMTAHRSYRPRTEPDDAAVEAAIDLIAKAERPIFYTGGGIINSGPSASKALTRLVRETGYPITSTLMGLGAYPASDPQFLGMLGMHGTYEANMAMAECDVMIALGARFDDRVTGRLSDFSKGSKKIQVDIDPSSINKNVPVDISIVGDVGKVLAAMVAKWKKPSGGKSDALAPWWRQIEEWRARDCLRFSQKGDIIKPQYALQRLYELTKDHDVYFTTEVGQHQMWAAQYLKFEEPNRWMTSGGLGTMGYGFPAAIGVQVAHPDALVIDVAGEASLMMNIQELSTMMQHRLPVKTFILNNHYMGMVRQWQELFHGGRYAESYMESLPDFVKLAESFGANGLQISKPEEVDDAIRTMIETPGPFIADIQVEKTENVYPMIPGGAAHYEMKLGPDHGELEENAEDGMVLV
- the ilvN gene encoding acetolactate synthase small subunit, translating into MAEPIETHTISVLVDNEPGVLARVIGLFSGRGYNIESLTVAEVESAAGLSRINLVTSGPPMIIEQIKAQLDRLVPVHRVSDLTEEGPHVERELALIKVVSTGEARVESLRIADIFRAHVVDSENDSFVFEMTGKPAKVNAFIRLMESLGLTEVSRTGVVALLRGKNSI
- a CDS encoding rod shape-determining protein, with translation MFSKLTGFLSADMAIDLGTANTLVYVKGQGIVLNEPSVVAIASWKGKKQVLAVGEEAKLMLGRTPGNIEAIRPLRDGVIADFEIAEEMIKHFIRKVHNRRSFASPQVIVCVPSGSTAVERRAIQESAESAGARRVFLIEEPMAAAIGAGLPVTEPTGSMVVDIGGGTTEVAVLSLGGIVYSRSVRVGGDKMDESIIAYVRRNHNLLLGESSAERIKQKIGTACPPDDGNGQSLDIRGRDLMNGVPKEIVVTQRQIAESLAEPVGAIIDAVKVALENTAPELAADIVDKGIVLTGGGALLGNLDYVLRHATGLPVSIADEPLSCVAMGTGRCLEEMKTLKHVLHEAY